A stretch of the Diorhabda sublineata isolate icDioSubl1.1 chromosome 11, icDioSubl1.1, whole genome shotgun sequence genome encodes the following:
- the LOC130450383 gene encoding prominin-like protein isoform X9 → MARQKLKYTMTDTSRTSTNIVSLFLTLSVLFLAIGVSNGGGGFSNSLDKIKNNMKVVLDDLKRVLPTYTDYVDTQKYSSGRVTFQTKGMAGLYNVTRQFINLILPADVLMQDLLVWKQYNTYYYPYLNEGVTIGDILKYYWPLLLVLLILVLITLLVPIVGLFFCCCRCCGNCGARTQPCDKRRDLCKKVLQGALLIALGTALLFCVVCAFASNQQIQDGTNELPTSLRNAYNDSISYLDSAKGQAKVLLTDNYDEFAKIFKDTVEKSGIHVMQQLNIWSNATAMMDLYNFVEAIPKITEQLGELKRYTNNLRTMASQLNDAMRKVKRDLLNALNSCNLESCVKIQKEISNLQTNIDFNRHLDRYFPRLPDVTPAIDLLGKLNLNLLKTAAEEGKNKLDNIERHITSSLNDTLKQALKKVEDAGKTIQTHLNNILQTISDIQKQMRSFDGNLEEGYKYLHTYSPYRYYGGLAISCVLLIITICIALGLICGICGKRPDGYSDNCCNKGAGSQFLMCAVMLMFISTLIIGVVTIGALISGAVTDRGICYPLKHPRKSSVLDVVDSYLTRNVKYGDAELGVSISEVLNLCYKNESMYKVFNLEKRFNIDDVVKKFNVESILDGIKNQLDRIVDPHFTILNNTNLNILKNLSSFDPGINFDRFQDELKENFTNMSLKKLSEVLQKLVKQMDGQNMQTLQTELNLIILHINTYDEKILEPMRTEAREVMDLAMHLDSSLKMNSTSFKEAIDKLIHEIEDAQKKLRVDGSKMLMDAATSFGSIVKDQVQSYIDRVIIVTKTKLGECGPLNVAINSTLVSTCDKILQPWNGFWVSLLASLLLFIPTIVVSVKLASLYQKYKQYGQYVETWDQTRKLLQTSSSTPSHYL, encoded by the exons ATGGCGCgtcaaaaactcaaatataCCATGACAGATACGAGCAGAACCTCAACGAATATCGTTAGTTTATTTTTGACGTTGTCCGTGTTATTTTTGGCGATCGGTGTATCGAATGGTGGCGGAGGATTTTCGAATAGCTTggacaaaatcaaaaacaacatgAAAGTAGTTTTGGACGATCTCAAAAGAGTTCTACCGACTTATACTGATTACGTCGATACTCAGAAATATTCTTCCGGTCGGGTTACGTTTCAGACGAAAGGAATGGCGGGATTGTACAACGTCACCAGGCAGTTCATCAATTTGATTTTACCTGCAGACGTTTTGATGCAAG ATTTGTTGGTATGGAAACAATACAATACTTATTACTACCCTTATTTGAACGAAGGGGTTACCATAGGGGATATACTTAAGTATTATTGGCCATTACTTCTGGTTCTACTGATATTGGTATTAATTACTCTACTGGTACCAATTGTTGGTTTATTCTTCTGTTGTTGTCGGTGTTGCGGAAATTGCGGCGCCAGGACACAACCCTGTGATAAAAGAAGAGATCTGTGCAAAAAAGTTCTACAAGGAGCTCTATTGATAGCTTTGGGGACGGCCCTCCT GTTTTGTGTGGTTTGTGCTTTCGCGAGTAATCAACAAATTCAAGATGGTACCAACGAGCTTCCAACTAGTCTTAGAAATGCGTATAACGACTCAATTTCCTATCTGGACAGTGCTAAAGGTCAAGCCAAGGTTCTACTGACTGATAATTATGATGAATTtgccaaaatttttaaagatacCGTTGAAA AATCTGGCATACACGTGATGCAACAATTGAATATATGGAGCAATGCTACCGCTATGATGGATCTGTACAATTTCGTTGAAGCTATACCTAAAATAACTGAGCAATTGGGTGAATTAAAACGGTATACGAATAATCTCAGAACTATGGCGTCGCAATTGAATGACG caaTGAGGAAAGTAAAGCGTGATTTACTCAACGCGTTAAACAGTTGCAACTTGGAATCGTGcgttaaaattcaaaaagaaatttcgaATCTTCAAACCAATATCGATTTCAACAGG CATCTTGACAGATATTTCCCAAGG cttCCCGATGTAACACCGGCCATTGATTTATTgggaaaattgaatttaaatctTCTCAAAACAGCTGCCGAAGaaggaaaaaacaaattagataATATAGAAAGGCATATCACTAGTAGTTTAAACGATACATTGAAACAAGCTTTAAAAAAAGTTGAGGATGCAG gtaaaacTATACAGACACATTTGAACAACATCCTGCAAACAATCTCGGATATACAGAAGCAAATGAGAAGTTTTGACGGTAATTTGGAAGAAGggtataaatatttacatactTATTCACCTTATCGATACTACGGAGGTTTGGCGATCAGCTGCGTCTTACTTATAATCACCATCTGCATAGCACTAGGTCTGATTTGCGGTATATGCGGTAAACGACCTGACGGATACAGCGATAACTGTTGCAACAAAGGCGCGGGTAGTCAGTTTCTGATGTG CGCCGTGATGTTGATGTTCATATCTACCCTGATCATTGGAGTCGTAACTATAGGAGCTTTGATCTCGGGCGCGGTTACCGACAGAGGAATCTGTTATCCATTGAAGCATCCTCGAAAATCGTCCGTATTAGATGTCGTCGATTCGTATTTAACGAGGAACGTTAAATATGGTGACGCCGAATTGGGCGTTAGTATAAGCGAAGTACTAAATCTGTGCTACAAAAATGAGAGCATGTATAAGgtgtttaatttggaaaaaagattCAATATAGATGATGTAGTTAAGAAATTTAACGTCGAATCCATATTGGACGgtattaaaaatcaattggaTAGAATCGTCGATCCGCATTTTAccattttgaataatactaaTTTGAATATACTGAAAAATTTGTCCAGCTTCGATCCCGGTATTAATTTCGATCGTTTCCAAGATgag CTGAAAGAGAACTTCACGAATATGAGTCTAAAGAAACTCTCAGAAGTGCTGCAGAAACTTGTTAAACAAATGGACGGTCAGAACATGCAAACTTTACAAACCgaattgaatttgattataCTTCACATAAACACTTACgatgaaaaaattcttgaacCAATGAGGACCGAAGCCAGGGAAGTGATG gaTTTGGCCATGCACTTGGATTCGAGTTTAAAAATGAATTCTACGAGTTTTAAAGAAGCTATAGATAAATTGATACATGAAATCGAAGACGCTCAGAAGAAGTTGAGAGTGGATGGATCAAAAATGTTGATGGAT gCTGCTACGTCTTTTGGTAGTATAGTAAAAGATCAAGTCCAGAGTTACATCGACAGAGTGATCATCGTAACCAAAACAAAACTTGGCGAATGTGGACCTTTAAACGTAGCCATAAATTCCACTCTAGTTTCTACTTGTGATAAAATTTTACAGCCTTGG AATGGATTTTGGGTATCATTGCTTGCCAGTTTATTGCTTTTTATACCAACAATCGTCGTATCTGTCAAATTGGCGTCTTTGTACCAGAAGTATAAACAGTACGGACAATACGTGGAAAC
- the LOC130450383 gene encoding prominin-like protein isoform X10: MARQKLKYTMTDTSRTSTNIVSLFLTLSVLFLAIGVSNGGGGFSNSLDKIKNNMKVVLDDLKRVLPTYTDYVDTQKYSSGRVTFQTKGMAGLYNVTRQFINLILPADVLMQDLLVWKQYNTYYYPYLNEGVTIGDILKYYWPLLLVLLILVLITLLVPIVGLFFCCCRCCGNCGARTQPCDKRRDLCKKVLQGALLIALGTALLFCVVCAFASNQQIQDGTNELPTSLRNAYNDSISYLDSAKGQAKVLLTDNYDEFAKIFKDTVEKSGIHVMQQLNIWSNATAMMDLYNFVEAIPKITEQLGELKRYTNNLRTMASQLNDAMRKVKRDLLNALNSCNLESCVKIQKEISNLQTNIDFNRLPDVTPAIDLLGKLNLNLLKTAAEEGKNKLDNIERHITSSLNDTLKQALKKVEDAGKTIQTHLNNILQTISDIQKQMRSFDGNLEEGYKYLHTYSPYRYYGGLAISCVLLIITICIALGLICGICGKRPDGYSDNCCNKGAGSQFLMCAVMLMFISTLIIGVVTIGALISGAVTDRGICYPLKHPRKSSVLDVVDSYLTRNVKYGDAELGVSISEVLNLCYKNESMYKVFNLEKRFNIDDVVKKFNVESILDGIKNQLDRIVDPHFTILNNTNLNILKNLSSFDPGINFDRFQDELKENFTNMSLKKLSEVLQKLVKQMDGQNMQTLQTELNLIILHINTYDEKILEPMRTEAREVMDLAMHLDSSLKMNSTSFKEAIDKLIHEIEDAQKKLRVDGSKMLMDAATSFGSIVKDQVQSYIDRVIIVTKTKLGECGPLNVAINSTLVSTCDKILQPWNGFWVSLLASLLLFIPTIVVSVKLASLYQKYKQYGQYVETWDQTRKLLQTSSSTPSHYL, translated from the exons ATGGCGCgtcaaaaactcaaatataCCATGACAGATACGAGCAGAACCTCAACGAATATCGTTAGTTTATTTTTGACGTTGTCCGTGTTATTTTTGGCGATCGGTGTATCGAATGGTGGCGGAGGATTTTCGAATAGCTTggacaaaatcaaaaacaacatgAAAGTAGTTTTGGACGATCTCAAAAGAGTTCTACCGACTTATACTGATTACGTCGATACTCAGAAATATTCTTCCGGTCGGGTTACGTTTCAGACGAAAGGAATGGCGGGATTGTACAACGTCACCAGGCAGTTCATCAATTTGATTTTACCTGCAGACGTTTTGATGCAAG ATTTGTTGGTATGGAAACAATACAATACTTATTACTACCCTTATTTGAACGAAGGGGTTACCATAGGGGATATACTTAAGTATTATTGGCCATTACTTCTGGTTCTACTGATATTGGTATTAATTACTCTACTGGTACCAATTGTTGGTTTATTCTTCTGTTGTTGTCGGTGTTGCGGAAATTGCGGCGCCAGGACACAACCCTGTGATAAAAGAAGAGATCTGTGCAAAAAAGTTCTACAAGGAGCTCTATTGATAGCTTTGGGGACGGCCCTCCT GTTTTGTGTGGTTTGTGCTTTCGCGAGTAATCAACAAATTCAAGATGGTACCAACGAGCTTCCAACTAGTCTTAGAAATGCGTATAACGACTCAATTTCCTATCTGGACAGTGCTAAAGGTCAAGCCAAGGTTCTACTGACTGATAATTATGATGAATTtgccaaaatttttaaagatacCGTTGAAA AATCTGGCATACACGTGATGCAACAATTGAATATATGGAGCAATGCTACCGCTATGATGGATCTGTACAATTTCGTTGAAGCTATACCTAAAATAACTGAGCAATTGGGTGAATTAAAACGGTATACGAATAATCTCAGAACTATGGCGTCGCAATTGAATGACG caaTGAGGAAAGTAAAGCGTGATTTACTCAACGCGTTAAACAGTTGCAACTTGGAATCGTGcgttaaaattcaaaaagaaatttcgaATCTTCAAACCAATATCGATTTCAACAGG cttCCCGATGTAACACCGGCCATTGATTTATTgggaaaattgaatttaaatctTCTCAAAACAGCTGCCGAAGaaggaaaaaacaaattagataATATAGAAAGGCATATCACTAGTAGTTTAAACGATACATTGAAACAAGCTTTAAAAAAAGTTGAGGATGCAG gtaaaacTATACAGACACATTTGAACAACATCCTGCAAACAATCTCGGATATACAGAAGCAAATGAGAAGTTTTGACGGTAATTTGGAAGAAGggtataaatatttacatactTATTCACCTTATCGATACTACGGAGGTTTGGCGATCAGCTGCGTCTTACTTATAATCACCATCTGCATAGCACTAGGTCTGATTTGCGGTATATGCGGTAAACGACCTGACGGATACAGCGATAACTGTTGCAACAAAGGCGCGGGTAGTCAGTTTCTGATGTG CGCCGTGATGTTGATGTTCATATCTACCCTGATCATTGGAGTCGTAACTATAGGAGCTTTGATCTCGGGCGCGGTTACCGACAGAGGAATCTGTTATCCATTGAAGCATCCTCGAAAATCGTCCGTATTAGATGTCGTCGATTCGTATTTAACGAGGAACGTTAAATATGGTGACGCCGAATTGGGCGTTAGTATAAGCGAAGTACTAAATCTGTGCTACAAAAATGAGAGCATGTATAAGgtgtttaatttggaaaaaagattCAATATAGATGATGTAGTTAAGAAATTTAACGTCGAATCCATATTGGACGgtattaaaaatcaattggaTAGAATCGTCGATCCGCATTTTAccattttgaataatactaaTTTGAATATACTGAAAAATTTGTCCAGCTTCGATCCCGGTATTAATTTCGATCGTTTCCAAGATgag CTGAAAGAGAACTTCACGAATATGAGTCTAAAGAAACTCTCAGAAGTGCTGCAGAAACTTGTTAAACAAATGGACGGTCAGAACATGCAAACTTTACAAACCgaattgaatttgattataCTTCACATAAACACTTACgatgaaaaaattcttgaacCAATGAGGACCGAAGCCAGGGAAGTGATG gaTTTGGCCATGCACTTGGATTCGAGTTTAAAAATGAATTCTACGAGTTTTAAAGAAGCTATAGATAAATTGATACATGAAATCGAAGACGCTCAGAAGAAGTTGAGAGTGGATGGATCAAAAATGTTGATGGAT gCTGCTACGTCTTTTGGTAGTATAGTAAAAGATCAAGTCCAGAGTTACATCGACAGAGTGATCATCGTAACCAAAACAAAACTTGGCGAATGTGGACCTTTAAACGTAGCCATAAATTCCACTCTAGTTTCTACTTGTGATAAAATTTTACAGCCTTGG AATGGATTTTGGGTATCATTGCTTGCCAGTTTATTGCTTTTTATACCAACAATCGTCGTATCTGTCAAATTGGCGTCTTTGTACCAGAAGTATAAACAGTACGGACAATACGTGGAAAC